In candidate division WOR-3 bacterium, the sequence CTGGCGGCGCGGCGGGCGCGGGTTGTATCTGAGAGATTGAACCCGGCAAAGGAAATAAGCAGGGCGCGATAGGTGGTGTCAATAAAGTAATTTTTTGCCTCACTGGCAATGACTTGTTTAACCGAATCAAGCTGAATTGTGTCATTTTTGTGCAGGTTGTAAAGCGCCTGCCATCTGCCGATTATTGCCGAGTCGTCATCAGGGTTTATTTTTAGCGCCCTTTCCCACCAAAAGAGGCTGGAGTCATAGCGGTGCCAGTGGTCGTAAACCCGGGCAAGGTCCTTGATTGCACTGAGGTTTTTTGGCTTACGCTGAATCTGCTGAAAATAGTGGTGTGTTGCCGCCTGGTAGTCCTGAAATGCAAGAAAGTCAGCGAGCGACGGCGGGGCAGAGAGAAGGAAAACGATTAAAGGAAAACTCATAAAATAAAATTTAAAAGGAAATAATCTTAAGTCAAGCTCAATTGTAACAGATAGTAACTATTGATTTCTGTAAAGTTTTTGTTAGTGTCAATATGACTTAAAAGGAGCAAAAATGAAATTGAGGCTGTTGTTTGTTTTGATATCGGGCATGGCGCTGGCAATGCCACCAAGACCGGGTTTTTCCGGACCGGAGCCGGTTTTTCCTGTGGGTGTGGAAGTTCCCGGTCCGAACAAACTCAAGGGTTATGATTTTTGTGAGACGGTGACCATTCTGATGCAGTTTCCTGATAACCAGGCGGACACAATGGAACATTCTGCTGCAAGGTTTGACTCGATGCTCTATTCGGTCGGTGTCTATAACAATCAGCCGTACCGGGCAGGAAGCCTGAATGACTTTTTTCTTGAGAACTCCTATGGTCAATATTCGGTCCGGGGCGGGATTGCTGGTAACCGGTGGTTTATGTCAAGGTATAACTACTCCAGTTATTATGATGGCAATTATCTGCTTTCCACCGGCGGGCGTCTGGCAAGGGAGAATCTCCAGCAGGTTGATTCCTTTATTGATTTCCGGGAGTTTGACCTTAATAATGACGGGCATATTGATGCGATGTTTATGGTCCATGCCGGTGCGGATGGGGCTGATAATGGTGATGTGAACTGTCTCTGGTCCCATGCGATTCCTAATTTCAATTACCGGACAGATGATGGCGTGATAATTGATGGGGTAACAAATGTGCCGGAGTTTGCTATGGTGACCGAGGCACGGGAGACAACCCTTTGCTGTATTGCGGTGATGTGCCATGAGCTTGGGCATCTGGTAGGCTTGCCCGACCTTTATGACCAGTCCCGGCGCACCTGGGGTATTGGTTACTGGGGTTTGATGGGTTATGGGGCGTGGGGTGCGGGTGGAAATACGCCCTGGAGCCCATCACATATGGAGGCATGGAGCAAGGTTGAAGCAGGTTTTGTTGAGCCGGTGGTGATTACCCATGACACCTTCGGGTTGAGAATCTTAGATGTTGAGACCAATCCGGTTGTATATAAGGTCTGGCGCGAGGGCAGAGACTGCGACACCTGCTTTCTCCTTGAAAACAGGCAGAGGAGGGGTTTTGATGCGCTGCTGCCAGGTTCAGGTCTTTTAATCTGGCATATTGACCCCTATTACAGTGCCGCGCATAACCGGGTTGATTTGGAGGAGGACTCCACCTATCACCTTGACCGTGGGAGTGGCACAAGACCGGACCCGCATATTTATCACGAGGAGCTGGGCGATACCTCAGACCCTTTGCCTGGAATCTGGAACCGGACAACTTTTGACAACTGGTCAAACCCTTCAAGTAAGGCCAGGAACAATCAACCCACTTGGGTGAGTGTGCGTAATATTCGGGAGATAGGGGATACCATCATCTGTGACATTACCTTTGATTCCAGTCAGGTTGATGTTGAGGAAAAAGGAGGAGGGATAAGGTTAATAAGAGTTAAGCCCAATCCGTTTACCAGCAAAACTGAAATCAAGTTAGAGAATGTTGGACCTGCCCTTGTTGAGATTTTTGGCAGTGATGGTAGGCGGGTCTGGCAGGGTCTGGTTAAACAACACATAGTCTGGAACGGCTCAGATTTGCAGGGAAAAAGGTTGCCTGGAGGTGTCTATCTTGTGCAGACAAATGGGTTCAGGGCAAAGGTGCTGATTCAGCGTTAAGGAGGCAAAATGGGACGGGTCTTTATCATTTTTGTGGTGTTTGTTTCTTTTTGCTTTGGTGCAAAGGAAAACACTGTTTACGGTCTTGATTCATTAACAAAGGCAACCATTGATGAGGCGCTGAGGATTCAGGGGATGAAGGAAAGGGAGTTGGGGTTTTTCAAGTTTTGGGCGGTTGACAGTTTTTTCCGGCTGAAGGTTGTTGACCGGCTGCTCTCCAATCCGCTGCAGGTGCTGCCTTATGTTGAGGAAGAGGCAAAGACAGTTAAAAATAAATATCAGAGACCTGCGAGTGTTTCATTCCATCTTTACCGGCAGATTGATGTTAAAATAACCGCAGGGGATTCGCAAGCGATATGGCAAGAGGTGCAAGGTGCAATGCGCCGGGGTCCTGTTGTCAGGGATTTGGATGCAGAGGTTCTGACAAAGGTGCTGAATTGTATCCTTGCCGGGTTTGAGATAGGCAACCGGTATCTGAATCGGGCGGTTGCCAACCTTTCTGAGCGGGAATTGAATATCCTTTTGGGTGAGGCGCCTGACTTCTGGAAGGATGAGGATGACACCTTGGAGAAGGGGTTTTCCGGGATTCTTCATCGGGAGTTCGGAAAAGATTATGACACCTCGAAGCAAATAAAGGCGGAGACGCTGCTGACCTATGCCCGCAAGATCGACCGTAAGGCTTTGGCACTTTCCGGTCTGGCGGTGGTAATGGCGGTTAATGAGGCGAAGCGGCTTATAGGCACAGGTCAAGGCATAGGTATAGTTAAAGAATCCCCTACCTATTCCTGTGATGGTGTCAAGGGCGATGTGGTTTATTACGAGGAGACCGAATGGGGCAGGGTGATTGTGGGCGGTGAAGGTGACAATGTCTATGAGTGCGAGGCGGCATTGATAATCGACATTGGTGGCAATGACAGCTATTACAATCGGGCAGGCGGGGCGATTGGGTTCCTTGGCAAGCCCTTCAGCGTGGTTCTGGACTTAAAAGGCAATGACCGTTACAGTTCAAACAAACTTTTTTCCCAGGGTTCGGCGCTTTTCGGCTGCGGGGTTTTGGTTGACCTTGAAGGGGATGATTTTTATCAGGCAAGGCATTACACTCAGGGAAGCGCCATCTTTGGCTCAGGTCTCTTGTGGGATGTTTCGGGTAAGGATTTTTATGATGCCGGTTTCTTTG encodes:
- a CDS encoding M6 family metalloprotease domain-containing protein, translated to MKLRLLFVLISGMALAMPPRPGFSGPEPVFPVGVEVPGPNKLKGYDFCETVTILMQFPDNQADTMEHSAARFDSMLYSVGVYNNQPYRAGSLNDFFLENSYGQYSVRGGIAGNRWFMSRYNYSSYYDGNYLLSTGGRLARENLQQVDSFIDFREFDLNNDGHIDAMFMVHAGADGADNGDVNCLWSHAIPNFNYRTDDGVIIDGVTNVPEFAMVTEARETTLCCIAVMCHELGHLVGLPDLYDQSRRTWGIGYWGLMGYGAWGAGGNTPWSPSHMEAWSKVEAGFVEPVVITHDTFGLRILDVETNPVVYKVWREGRDCDTCFLLENRQRRGFDALLPGSGLLIWHIDPYYSAAHNRVDLEEDSTYHLDRGSGTRPDPHIYHEELGDTSDPLPGIWNRTTFDNWSNPSSKARNNQPTWVSVRNIREIGDTIICDITFDSSQVDVEEKGGGIRLIRVKPNPFTSKTEIKLENVGPALVEIFGSDGRRVWQGLVKQHIVWNGSDLQGKRLPGGVYLVQTNGFRAKVLIQR